The sequence below is a genomic window from Budorcas taxicolor isolate Tak-1 chromosome 4, Takin1.1, whole genome shotgun sequence.
CATAGCAGTCCGTCTCCTCCAAACAGAGGGTCACTGGTTTGGACTTCATCCCTGGGCTCCACCCTCTCCTGAGTTTGTCCAAGATGGACCAGACATTGGCAGTCTACCAACAGATCCTCACCAGTCTGCCTTCCAGAAATGTGATCCAAATATCTAATGACCTGGAGAACCTCCGGGACCTTCTCCACCTGCTGGCTGCCTCCAAGAGCTGCCCCTTGCCGCAGGTCAGGGCCCTGGAGAGCTTGGAGAGCCTGGGCGTCGTCCTGGAAGCCTCCCTCTACTCCACCGAGGTGGTGGCCCTGAGCCGGCTACAGGGGTCTCTACAGGACATGTTGCGGCAGCTGGACCTCAGCCCTGGGTGCTGAAGCCTTGAAGGCCTCTCTTCCCAAAGTCCAGGGAAGAAACCTGAGCTTCTGGCTGTCTGCAGAAGAGAGCCTATGTGGGCATCCTTTATGCAGGCCAGCAGGCCATTTCTCTcttgctcctctcagctgctcttCCGAAGGCAGAAAACTGTGAGGCAGGAAACCAAAGATATAAATACAGGTTCCATGCCCACCAGGAAGGGGGGCCCATCCAGCAAACAGTAGACCGGAGCTGGGATTTTCACAGCAGTCTTCCTCCCTGTTCCAGCTCCGTCTCACTGCATGCTTCAGCATGACCTGGGATGATTTCAGAGCCTTTGGACCATCAAGCAAGATTCCCTCTGAGAATCCAGGGAGCATCATGAAGGCTACGGGCACATACAGCTGGATATTCCCACACAACACATGATGgaagcatttatttattaattatgcaTTTTATTCTGAATGGATTTGAAGCAAGACACCAGCTTTTCCAGGCTCTTTGGGGTCAGCTGGGGTGAGGGATGCTACTGGGGTGCCCATCGACAGGCCTCGCCGAGGCAAACCCATTTTGAGTGACTTGAGGGCTCTCAAGTTTGTTCTCCAGGGACTGGCTTTGTTTCTACTGTGACTGACTTTAAATTACAGTGTTTGCAATGGCATTGCTCTGAATGGATCTCGAAGGaccaagttattttaaaaagaagaagaattttgTCAAGTATAATATATCGCTGGGTATACCCAGAGGTGGGAAATGTGTTGATGGAAGGGGGGGGTGATCCAGAATGTGTTTTCTGAATAACATTTGTGTGATGGACTCTTTGGATGGGGTGAGTCATCTTCTCATCTTTGTGGTTTTCATGAAGAGGAGATGACTCCTTCGGGGGGGATTGTGGGGGTTTGCTAACCATCCATGGATCGAGTGGTGGGGGTACTGAAGCTGAAGGCCATTGGGGTAGTGGTGAGCTCTGGCCTTCTCTGACTGTTAGAGAGTGGCCTTGCTCATCAGGAAGTGAGGACCCCACACTGGAGATGGTGATCCCCAGAGCAGGGGTCCTTGGTGTGAATGGTCTGGGTTGACCCCACGTTGTGTTGATAACATGGTCGtgaccttctttgggatttgCATGCTCACCCAAAGCAAGGTCATGCTTCCCATCCATTTGGGAAGGATTTTTATTCCAGTGGGATGGGGAACTATTCCAGCGTGGGCTTCAGTGGATGGTCCCTTGACCTGGGTCAGCAATGGGTCAGTTGAGGCCCAACACCCCAGGACCAGCCCCCAGGAGCCTCCTTCTCACTAGTGGTCATGTGCAGTAGAACAAAGGAGGAGGCTTGGATTTCCCACCATCCTGCCATTGTGATGCAGCCATCACACGACAGGAGGTGGATCAGTCCAAGGAAATTGGAATCTAAGCAACCAATTTTAAGACTGAGCACCTACTTGTGCTCAGCCCCAACTGGTGCTATGGGCTGAGAAGCtcaccaaataaatattaaaatgcaagccctgccctcagggaccTTGCATTCCAGATGGTAGAATCCCACTCACCAGCATGCAAAGGCTGCCGTTTCACCATGGCAACTGAGCAGCTGAGACAGCGCAGTCCTCAGCAGGTGGGAAATGCTGAGCTGTGGAGGGCAGTGCCCAGGGGCCTACAGGCTAACTGTGCTTGCACTTGGTAGCATTTTTACTTTTCAGGGCACGTCAGCATCTATTACTGTGATGCCACATCCCTTTGAAGCGGGATAGCTAAGAAtttaataagaagaaaatacCTAAGACCATATCAGCAGACAGGGGGCAAAACCAAGACTAGAATCCCGGTCCTCTGACCTCCAGAGTGCCCCTTGAGCCAGGTGGTAGTCTCTGGAGATGTGAACAAAGtagggcagggagggcaggagtGTTGCAGGAAGGGCAGGAGTGTTGCAGGAAGAGAGGAGTTCTGAGGCCAATTTTGCAGGTGGTGAGGGAAGTGAATTGCCTGGAGGGAGAAGGCTGTTTTGTTTGAAGCTTTGGTCTGAGACACCGAGGGGAGGTGATAGAGTGAGTAGCTAGTTacaaagaaaggcagagaaaggaaagatgggAGGGAAGGGTTATGTTGAAGAGGACTTCAGGGGCAAAGATGTTTGCTACTGAAAGAGATAAGGGTGAAAGTTCTAGAACGAGACTCATGTGATGGACAGAGTCAGACCTGCTCGAGAAGATATGTCCTGATGATCACAGCCCAGTCAGGCCAGGAAGTTTTAAGCCTTTTGCTCACAAAGCCTGGCATGGCACTAGGGCTCATTCCCGGAGTATGAAACTTCCAAAATGTAAATGATTGTGTTTTTCTGtaacttaaaacaattttttttgttccaaaaagtccaaataaatgaccTTTGCCCCTTGGTCCTTGTTTTTGGTCGTCCGCTGTGGAGGGGCTCCAGAAGGGCTGCCTGTGTGTGACAGGGCACCGCCTGGCTGGCCCCAGTCCATCCCTGGGATCAGCTCTGCCGGGGCTTGGCCACAGCCGGCCACCAGTTATTCAGGCTAAAGGATTCCCCCAAAGCCCAGAGCACTTGCTGCACCAGAGGCTATACAGATCAGCCTTGAGAAAAACCAAGCAGCCAACTATTCCAGAAacaaaaactgagaaaggagcaaCCGCAACaaaaccatacataaaaatatgtgGCCCAGTAACAGAGCAGGTGCACAGACTGGAAGAGACCGGACTGGTCTTGTCCAGGACACAGAGCACAAACACTCAGCTCTGTGGTGCAGTTTGCACTTGAGAGTTTCAAAACTCAAGCCCCGGGGAGGACCCAGAGGGCTGGCCCCTCAAAGGCAGTCACTTCCACAGGTGAAAAATTGCTCCTCCCAAAATTGCTGATTTCTCTGGAGAGTTTAATGAGATAATGACCTAGCAGAGTGTCGGCCTTAAAACAGATTTAAGTgaattttcttctcttcacatcacaattagctgctgctgctgctgctaagtcacttcagtcgtgttcaactctgcgactccatagacggcagcccaccaggttcctccgtccctggaattctccaggcaagaatactggagtgggttagcagcGGGCTTTAAATGTCAGTGATCCAGGCCCAGGGAACACACCTGTGCAAacccacctccactagcttggatGGAGGCGGCAGGGGGGAGCAAAGCTCCTGAGGTGGGGGAGACTACAGAAGTGGGGCAGTCCGATGTGGCTAGAGCCTAAGTGGGCTGCTTGGCAGCTTGGGGAAGTGTCTGGCCTCTCCTCGTTAGACTGGAAAAGAGTCCTTTAGCTGGGAATGACAGAAACCCTAAGGCAAACCaacttaaacaaaaaagaaatttttcgGCCCACATTGCTGAGAAGTTCAGACCTCAGTCCATCTCTTACAACACTTTCCTCAGGGACCTGGAAGGTGCTATACCATGATCCatgcccctcccctcctgcctgaGGGGCTGGGGAAATGCAAATGCAGCCTGAGAAGTCCGCCCACCTCCAGCCAGCAGCTGGGGAAGCCAGCCCACAGCAGCAAGGGTCTCCGGGCAGAGGCCTGGGGATGACACTCCCTCCTCTGTGAAGTGACTCCCAGGGTCAGAGAAGAAAGGCCTGTTCTTCAAGCTGTCCTTTCAGAACGTTCTCCCTCCTTAGGCATTCTCTCATGCTCCCCTGAGGCAGCAGCTCATATCTGCCAAACAGCTGGCAGAGTCTGGGAGCAGTGTCTGGTGGCCGTGTTCAATCTCCAAAGGCAAGACTTTGGCTGAGTCTAGTGACAAAAACCTGTGAGCAACCCAGGAGGGCCTTCTGAAGACCCCGACCCAGAAACTTTCTGCACAACAgcacacaaccaaaaaaaaaatcacaccctATTTTTCCAAAAGGAATTTTGAGCAATTTATTCCAGGCTTTTAACAGCAGGGTCTGAGTCTAGTGACATCTGACCACACAAATCCATCTGGGTTAAGTTCACCAGTGGGGTGCTTAACCCTTAGGCAATCTACTTAACATCTCTTGCATGCAcgctagtcacttcagtcatgtccgactctttgtgaccctatgaactgtagcccgccaggctcctctgtccatggggttctccaggcaagaatattggggtgggttgccgtgccctcctccaagggatcttcctgacccagggatcgaacccacatctctcatgtctccggtgctggtaggtgggttctttaccactagcgctacctgggaagccctaacctcTCTTAGCCTCAGCCTCAGTTaatcatctgtacaatgggagcATAATAACACTGTCTGCACTGAGTGAAGCTATTACCCCAATGACTGCTCCACAAAGAGCACTCAGTAAATTACATTGCTGTCATTAGTGTTAATGAGTCAGGGCAGAAAAAGGAATGAGAACGGCTGTAACAGACACGGTGGATGCCCTCAGGCCACTTCTGAGTTCAATGCAGCCATGTGTGCAGCTGCAGAGCCCCTCCCACATCACTCCACGGTGAAGCCTTAGTTAGCTTTCTCAGCTCACATGGGtcagcctgaaagtgaaagagagtgaagacCTCAGAAAAGCAAGCCACAACCAGTAGGGTGTGGGGGCCAGCCTCCTATGGTTGGCAGAAGCAATTCTGAACTACCTTCTACCTGGATTGAGCCCCTGGTGCTCACACCAGTCACCACATCAATAAAGCACTCTCAATACCTTTTCCTCCTTCTGCATCTCAGTCCCTCCCCCCTTACTCTTGCTTCCAAAATACATTAATACACCTCCTGCACCAAGAACTCAGGCGCTGCTTTTGGAAGATCTCAAAGTAAGAAAACTGTG
It includes:
- the LEP gene encoding leptin, whose protein sequence is MRCGPLYRFLWLWPYLSYVEAVPIRKVQDDTKTLIKTIVTRINDISHTQSVSSKQRVTGLDFIPGLHPLLSLSKMDQTLAVYQQILTSLPSRNVIQISNDLENLRDLLHLLAASKSCPLPQVRALESLESLGVVLEASLYSTEVVALSRLQGSLQDMLRQLDLSPGC